A section of the Humulus lupulus chromosome 2, drHumLupu1.1, whole genome shotgun sequence genome encodes:
- the LOC133819200 gene encoding thermospermine synthase ACAULIS5-like, which translates to MDTKTISCSNGTNNGNGVDVKSYALNGYRKSCWYEEEIEEDLRWCFALNSILHTGHSQFQDIALLDTKPFGKALVIDGKLQSAETDEFIYHECLVHPALLHHPNPKTIFIMGGGEGSTARELLRHKAVEKVIMCDIDEEVVQFCKSYLVVNREAFCDPRLELVINDARAELEHREKQYDVIVGDLADPIEGGPCYKLYTKSFYELIVKPRLTPDGIFVTQAGPAGIFSHTEVFSCIYNTLRQVFKYVVPYSAHIPSYADTWGWVMASDKPFVLSADDLDIRIKQRIKGENRYFDGKTFSSASTLSKAVRKSLFNETHIYTEGSAKFIYGYGSAGK; encoded by the exons ATGGATACCAAAACTATTTCTTGCTCGAATGGAACCAACAATGGGAATGGAGTGGATGTAAAAAGCTATGCACTTAATGGTTACAGGAAGAGTTGTTGGtatgaagaagaaattgaagaAGATTTGAGATGGTGCTTTGCTCTCAATAG cattttacATACTGGACATTCACAGTTTCAAGATATTGCATTGTTGGACACAAAACCCTTTGGCAAG GCTCTGGTCATTGATGGAAAGCTGCAAAGTGCAGAGACTGATGAGTTCATCTACCATGAGTGTCTTGTTCATCCTGCTCTTCTTCATCATCCcaa TCCAAAGACTATCTTTATCATGGGAGGGGGTGAAGGGTCCACTGCTAGGGAACTTCTAAGGCACAAGGCTGTGGAGAAGGTTATCATGTGTGACATTGATGAG GAAGTGGTGCAGTTCTGTAAATCATACTTGGTAGTCAATAGAGAAGCATTCTGTGATCCAAGACTTGAGCTGGTCATCAATGATGCAAG GGCTGAGCTAGAACACAGAGAAAAGCAGTATGATGTGATTGTAGGTGACCTGGCAGACCCAATAGAAGGAGGCCCTTGTTATAAACTCTATACCAAATCTTTTTATGAGTTAATTGTCAAGCCTAGACTCACCCCAGATGGTATTTTTGTCACACAA GCTGGTCCAGCTGGGATTTTTAGCCATACAGAAGTGTTCTCTTGCATCTACAATACTTTAAGACAAGTTTTCAAAT ATGTTGTGCCCTACTCAGCTCATATTCCTTCCTATGCTGATACTTGGGGTTGGGTCATG GCTTCGGATAAGCCTTTTGTGCTTAGTGCTGATGATTTGGACATAAGAATCAAGCAGAGGATCAAAGGAGAGAATAGATATTTTGATGGAAAAACATTTTCTTCTGCATCTACTTTAAGCAAAGCTGTTCGAAAATC GCTTTTCAACGAGACTCATATTTACACTGAAGGATCAGCTAAGTTCATATATGGCTATGGAAGTGCTGGAAAATAG